Proteins encoded in a region of the Streptomyces violaceoruber genome:
- a CDS encoding aldo/keto reductase — MRYIRLGTTGLEVSAIALGCMGFGEPDRGGEPWSLGADPSRDIIRQALEGGVNFLDTANGYSAGSSEEIVGQAVKDFARREEVVLSTKVWMRMRPGPNGAGLSRKAIFAELDASLKRLGTDYIDLYQIHRWDYDTPIEETLEALHDVVKSGKVRYLGASSMYAWQFAKALYLADLNGWTRFVSMQDHYNLIHREAEREMLPLCADQGIGVIPWSPLARGRLTRARDTATARAGTDEGGRILYRDEDQAVAERVREIAGRRGLSPAQVALAWVMRNPVVTSPIVGVTKPAQLADAIAAVDVGLDEDEAAYLEEPYQPHEAAYLEESFYKARPAAASR, encoded by the coding sequence GTGCGATACATCAGACTCGGAACAACCGGACTGGAAGTCTCCGCCATCGCCCTCGGCTGCATGGGCTTCGGCGAGCCGGATCGGGGCGGCGAGCCCTGGTCCCTGGGCGCGGACCCCAGCCGGGACATCATCAGGCAGGCCCTCGAGGGCGGCGTCAACTTCCTCGACACGGCCAACGGGTACAGCGCCGGAAGCAGCGAGGAGATCGTCGGCCAGGCGGTCAAGGACTTCGCCCGGCGCGAGGAGGTCGTCCTCTCCACCAAGGTCTGGATGCGGATGCGCCCCGGCCCGAACGGCGCCGGGCTGTCCCGCAAGGCGATCTTCGCCGAGCTCGACGCCTCCCTGAAGCGACTGGGCACGGACTACATCGACCTGTACCAGATCCACCGCTGGGACTACGACACCCCGATCGAGGAAACCCTCGAGGCGCTGCACGACGTGGTCAAGTCCGGGAAGGTCCGCTACCTCGGAGCCTCCTCCATGTACGCCTGGCAGTTCGCCAAGGCCCTGTACCTGGCCGACCTGAACGGCTGGACCCGGTTCGTGTCGATGCAGGACCACTACAACCTCATCCACCGGGAGGCGGAGCGGGAGATGCTTCCGCTCTGCGCCGACCAGGGCATCGGCGTGATCCCGTGGAGCCCGCTGGCGCGGGGCAGGCTGACGCGGGCCCGGGACACCGCCACGGCCCGTGCCGGGACCGACGAGGGCGGCAGGATCCTCTACCGCGACGAGGACCAGGCGGTGGCCGAGCGCGTCCGGGAGATCGCGGGCAGGCGGGGTCTGTCCCCGGCCCAGGTCGCCCTGGCCTGGGTCATGCGCAACCCGGTGGTGACCTCGCCCATCGTCGGGGTCACCAAACCGGCCCAGCTGGCCGACGCGATCGCCGCGGTGGACGTCGGACTCGACGAGGACGAGGCCGCCTACCTGGAGGAGCCCTACCAGCCGCACGAGGCCGCCTACCTGGAGGAGTCCTTCTACAAGGCGCGCCCCGCGGCGGCCTCCCGGTAG
- a CDS encoding ABC transporter permease translates to MSGSPRPSPGRRPAGEHEVEGVAFRDEAGDEEEVAAPPPSPPAAGPRVGWRKLTFLPVVLIAVLLATWLWFRQADLDALSQNALGNGQVTKALWQHVQLTVISTFFVLIIAIPLGILLTRRAFRKATPFAMAFANMGQATPAIGLLALLVIWLGIGRRAALIGIIVYAVLPVLSNTIAGLKANDPTLLEAARGIGMSPLGVLTRVELPLAVPLILAGVRTALVLNVGTATLATFGGGGGLGVLITTGITSQRMPVLVLGSILTVALALLVDWLASLAELLLRPRGLEVGT, encoded by the coding sequence GTGAGCGGCTCCCCGCGCCCCTCCCCCGGCCGCCGCCCCGCGGGCGAGCACGAGGTCGAGGGGGTCGCCTTCCGGGACGAGGCCGGGGACGAGGAGGAGGTCGCGGCTCCCCCGCCGTCCCCGCCGGCGGCGGGCCCCCGGGTCGGCTGGCGCAAGCTGACCTTTCTGCCGGTCGTCCTGATCGCCGTACTGCTGGCGACCTGGCTGTGGTTCCGGCAGGCGGACCTGGACGCGCTCAGCCAGAACGCGCTCGGCAACGGCCAGGTCACCAAGGCCCTGTGGCAGCACGTCCAGCTGACGGTGATCTCCACCTTCTTCGTGCTGATCATCGCGATCCCGCTGGGCATCCTGCTCACCCGCAGGGCGTTCCGGAAGGCCACCCCGTTCGCGATGGCGTTCGCCAACATGGGCCAGGCGACCCCGGCGATCGGTCTGCTGGCGCTGCTGGTGATCTGGCTGGGCATCGGCCGCCGGGCCGCCCTGATCGGCATCATCGTCTACGCCGTCCTGCCCGTCCTGTCCAACACCATCGCCGGCCTGAAGGCGAACGACCCGACGCTCCTGGAGGCGGCCCGCGGCATCGGGATGTCCCCGCTGGGCGTGCTCACCCGGGTGGAACTCCCGCTGGCCGTCCCCCTGATCCTGGCCGGCGTACGCACGGCCCTCGTCCTGAACGTCGGTACGGCGACGCTGGCGACCTTCGGCGGCGGCGGTGGCCTGGGCGTGCTGATCACCACCGGGATCACCAGCCAGCGGATGCCGGTGCTGGTGCTGGGCTCGATCCTCACCGTCGCCCTGGCGCTGCTGGTGGACTGGCTGGCGTCGCTGGCCGAACTGCTGCTGCGGCCGCGGGGCCTGGAGGTGGGCACATGA
- a CDS encoding betaine/proline/choline family ABC transporter ATP-binding protein (Members of the family are the ATP-binding subunit of ABC transporters for substrates such as betaine, L-proline or other amino acids, choline, carnitine, etc. The substrate specificity is best determined from the substrate-binding subunit, rather than this subunit, as it interacts with the permease subunit and not with substrate directly.): protein MSGSVSDDGRGEASGGTTGATIELEALTKRYPGSPQPAVENVSMEIKAGETVIFVGPSGCGKSTTLKMINRLIEPSGGRIRINGEDVTDIDPVKLRRKVGYAIQSSGLFPHMTVAQNIALVPRMIGWSKARIRERVEEMLDLVGLDAGEFHGRYPRQLSGGQQQRVGVARALAADPPVLLMDEPFGAVDPITRDHLQDELIRLQHELHKTIVFVTHDFDEAIKLGDRIAVLRERSHIAQFDTPEAILTNPADDFVSGFVGAGAALKRLNLTRVRDVGITDYPTVTVEDPLQDIFDRLRESGTNEILLLDRRGRPYKWLRRGDLMRARGSLARAGTLVHDTVTRDATLRDALEAVLTDNAGRVAVTGRRGAYEGVVDMETLMNSVHELLEADRLDALEHQHDLEETRATQTHTEQEGFGEVGGRA, encoded by the coding sequence GTGTCCGGTTCCGTTTCCGACGACGGCCGCGGCGAGGCGTCCGGCGGCACCACCGGGGCGACCATCGAGCTGGAGGCCCTCACCAAGCGCTACCCGGGCAGTCCGCAGCCCGCCGTCGAGAACGTGTCGATGGAGATCAAGGCCGGGGAGACGGTCATCTTCGTGGGCCCCTCGGGCTGCGGGAAGTCCACCACCCTGAAGATGATCAACCGGCTGATCGAGCCCAGCGGCGGCCGCATCCGCATCAACGGCGAGGACGTCACCGACATCGACCCGGTGAAGCTGCGCCGCAAGGTCGGCTACGCGATCCAGTCCTCCGGTCTCTTCCCGCACATGACCGTCGCCCAGAACATCGCGCTGGTGCCGAGGATGATCGGCTGGTCGAAGGCGCGGATCAGGGAGCGGGTGGAGGAGATGCTGGACCTGGTCGGCCTGGACGCCGGGGAGTTCCACGGCCGCTACCCGCGCCAGCTCTCCGGCGGCCAGCAGCAGCGGGTGGGCGTGGCGCGGGCGCTGGCGGCCGATCCGCCCGTGCTGCTGATGGACGAGCCGTTCGGCGCGGTCGACCCGATCACCCGGGACCACCTCCAGGACGAGCTGATCCGCCTCCAGCACGAACTGCACAAGACGATCGTCTTCGTCACCCACGACTTCGACGAGGCGATCAAGCTGGGCGACCGGATCGCCGTGCTCCGCGAGCGCTCGCACATCGCGCAGTTCGACACCCCGGAGGCGATCCTCACCAACCCGGCGGACGACTTCGTCTCCGGCTTCGTCGGCGCGGGCGCGGCCCTCAAGCGCCTGAACCTGACCCGGGTGCGGGACGTGGGCATCACGGACTACCCGACGGTGACCGTGGAGGACCCGCTCCAGGACATCTTCGACCGGCTGCGGGAGTCGGGCACCAACGAGATCCTGCTCCTGGACCGGCGCGGACGCCCCTACAAGTGGCTGCGGCGCGGCGACCTGATGCGGGCCAGGGGCTCGCTGGCGCGGGCCGGGACGCTGGTCCACGACACGGTGACCCGGGACGCGACGCTGCGGGACGCGCTGGAGGCGGTGCTCACCGACAACGCGGGGCGGGTCGCGGTCACCGGGCGGCGCGGCGCGTACGAGGGCGTCGTCGACATGGAGACGCTGATGAACTCCGTGCACGAACTGCTGGAGGCCGACCGGCTGGACGCGCTGGAGCACCAGCACGACCTGGAGGAGACCCGGGCCACGCAGACGCACACCGAGCAGGAGGGCTTCGGCGAGGTCGGAGGCCGCGCGTGA
- a CDS encoding S16 family serine protease, protein MLSRLTRPQFLAVCGLPVVALLATTLFAPLPFSVAQPGLTADVLGKNRGAEVITISGAPTHGTSGQLRMTTIEATGPDASIHLGDVLGSWFDTDRAVMPRDAVYPSGDDVSEIERYNQEQMKESQDSATTAALRYLRMDKGDVDVKLRLEDVGGPSAGLLFSLGIVDKLGAGDLTGGKVVAGTGTITDGGKVGAVGGVPLKTQAARRDGATVFLVPKAECSDARAELPKGLRLIPVTTLEGAVDSLKALESGKGDVPAC, encoded by the coding sequence GTGCTCTCTCGTCTCACGCGTCCCCAGTTCCTCGCCGTCTGCGGGCTGCCCGTCGTGGCGCTGCTCGCGACCACCCTGTTCGCGCCCCTGCCGTTCTCCGTGGCGCAGCCGGGGCTGACGGCCGACGTGCTGGGGAAGAACCGGGGCGCCGAGGTGATCACGATCAGCGGCGCGCCGACGCACGGCACCAGCGGCCAGCTGCGGATGACGACGATCGAGGCGACCGGGCCGGACGCGAGCATCCACCTCGGGGACGTGCTCGGCAGCTGGTTCGACACCGACCGGGCCGTGATGCCGCGCGACGCCGTCTACCCGAGCGGCGACGACGTGAGCGAGATCGAGCGGTACAACCAGGAGCAGATGAAGGAGTCCCAGGACTCGGCCACCACGGCCGCGCTCCGGTACCTCCGGATGGACAAGGGCGACGTCGACGTCAAGCTCCGCCTGGAGGACGTCGGCGGACCCAGCGCCGGGCTGCTGTTCTCGCTCGGCATCGTCGACAAGCTCGGCGCCGGCGACCTCACCGGCGGCAAGGTCGTCGCGGGCACCGGGACCATCACCGACGGCGGCAAGGTCGGCGCCGTCGGCGGGGTGCCGCTCAAGACGCAGGCCGCCCGGCGGGACGGGGCCACCGTCTTCCTGGTGCCGAAGGCGGAGTGCTCGGACGCGCGGGCCGAGCTGCCGAAGGGGCTGCGGCTGATCCCGGTCACCACCCTCGAGGGCGCCGTCGACTCGCTGAAGGCGCTGGAGAGCGGCAAGGGCGACGTCCCGGCCTGCTGA
- a CDS encoding SUKH-4 family immunity protein, producing the protein MHAVTGGTTITRGAAADVRTAVPSLVTRVRLATTVEDPARTRDAARRPQASGERPSLWNTSTLMSCLLLAVSHRAEPGTSRDLPPRFLDREFGRHRVTRFEDIDFPRTLTHEPTRRFLRETGLPEDARPFRLDADDLPLPTLAEYCEEHPDQPAPPGADHLVRLGRLADGAHVAVDGTTGAVLTWRTPDGTLHPLVSDVSALALTLWALRRAGRLETSAGGGPDYREAAAGRAL; encoded by the coding sequence ATGCACGCGGTCACCGGTGGTACGACGATCACGCGGGGCGCGGCGGCGGACGTCCGGACGGCGGTTCCCTCGCTGGTGACCCGGGTCCGCCTCGCCACGACGGTGGAGGACCCGGCCCGGACCCGCGACGCCGCCCGGCGGCCCCAGGCGAGCGGCGAGCGGCCGTCGCTGTGGAACACGTCCACCCTGATGAGCTGTCTGCTCCTGGCGGTGAGCCACCGCGCGGAGCCGGGCACCTCCCGGGACCTGCCGCCCCGCTTCCTGGACCGGGAGTTCGGCCGGCACCGGGTGACGCGCTTCGAGGACATCGACTTCCCGAGGACCCTCACCCACGAGCCCACCCGCCGCTTCCTGCGCGAGACGGGCCTGCCCGAGGACGCCCGCCCCTTCCGGCTGGACGCGGACGACCTGCCGCTGCCGACGCTCGCGGAGTACTGCGAGGAGCACCCGGACCAGCCCGCCCCGCCCGGCGCGGACCACCTCGTACGCCTGGGACGCCTCGCGGACGGCGCCCACGTCGCCGTCGACGGCACGACGGGCGCCGTCCTGACGTGGCGGACACCCGACGGCACCCTCCACCCCCTGGTGTCGGACGTCTCCGCCCTCGCCCTCACCCTCTGGGCACTGCGCCGGGCCGGGCGGTTGGAGACGTCGGCCGGCGGTGGCCCGGACTACCGGGAGGCCGCCGCGGGGCGCGCCTTGTAG
- a CDS encoding glycine betaine ABC transporter substrate-binding protein, protein MRRRTCWALAAALLSASAGCGLTSGSPMVDDVEPGSIGRGKPLDGADLTVTSKEFTEQLVLGAIMGIAFEAAGAEVLDRTGIQGSVGTRAAVENGDADATYEYTGTAWITYLGNSRPIPDPEQQWKAVKEADAKKGLTWLEPARLNNTYALAMNQANYKKYRTKTLSEVTALSKSDPGAVTLCVEGEFANRADGLPGLEKAYGMSLPAGNITQMDTGIIYTQTAKGACTYGEVYTTDGRIKSMNLVVMEDDKKFFPNYNAAPMVRTATLKKWPAIASVLDPVTRALTNDVAQTLNAKVDVDGQDPHQVALDWMKEKGFVKEG, encoded by the coding sequence ATGAGACGGCGTACCTGCTGGGCGCTGGCCGCCGCACTCCTTTCCGCCTCCGCCGGCTGCGGGCTGACCAGCGGCTCCCCGATGGTCGACGACGTGGAACCGGGCTCCATCGGCAGGGGGAAGCCGCTGGACGGGGCCGATCTCACGGTCACCTCGAAGGAGTTCACCGAACAACTGGTCCTCGGCGCGATCATGGGCATCGCCTTCGAGGCGGCCGGGGCCGAGGTGCTCGACCGCACCGGCATCCAGGGCTCGGTCGGCACCCGCGCGGCGGTCGAGAACGGTGACGCCGACGCCACGTACGAGTACACGGGCACCGCGTGGATCACCTACCTGGGCAACAGCAGGCCGATCCCCGACCCGGAGCAGCAGTGGAAGGCGGTGAAGGAGGCCGACGCGAAGAAGGGCCTGACGTGGCTGGAGCCGGCCCGCCTGAACAACACGTACGCGCTGGCGATGAACCAGGCCAACTACAAGAAGTACCGGACGAAGACCCTCTCGGAGGTCACCGCCCTGTCGAAGTCGGACCCGGGCGCGGTGACGCTGTGCGTGGAGGGCGAGTTCGCCAACCGCGCGGACGGCCTGCCGGGCCTGGAGAAGGCGTACGGCATGTCGCTGCCCGCCGGGAACATCACGCAGATGGACACCGGCATCATCTACACCCAGACCGCTAAGGGCGCCTGCACCTACGGCGAGGTGTACACCACCGACGGGCGGATCAAGTCCATGAACCTGGTGGTGATGGAGGACGACAAGAAGTTCTTCCCGAACTACAACGCGGCGCCCATGGTCCGCACGGCCACCCTGAAGAAGTGGCCGGCGATCGCGTCCGTCCTGGACCCGGTCACGAGGGCGCTGACCAACGACGTGGCGCAGACCCTGAACGCGAAGGTCGACGTGGACGGCCAGGACCCGCACCAGGTGGCGCTGGACTGGATGAAGGAGAAGGGCTTCGTGAAGGAGGGGTAG
- a CDS encoding MFS transporter, with the protein MTVPEPRDTDVAAPVEPALAPAAPAETVLSRAYRALSIGIVSVIVLIAFEATAVGTAMPVAARELDGVSLYAFAFSGYFTTSLFGMVLSGQWSDRRGPLAPLTTGIATFAAGLVLSGTAGAMWLFILGRAVQGFGGGLVIVALYVVVGRAYPERLRPAIMAAFAAGWVVPSVVGPLASGAVTEHLGWRWVFVGIPVLVVVPLALALPQIRSRASGPVGGGDTPASFDGRRIRLALAISLGAGLLQYAAQDLRWVSLLPGAAGVALLVPAVLGLLPRGTYRAVRGLPSVVLLRGVAAGSFIAAESFVPLMLVTQRGLSPTLAGLSLAAGGATWAGGSWLQSRPRLEPHRERLMALGMLLVAAAITTAPSVLIEAVPAWTVAVAWAFGCFGMGLVISSTSVLLLKLSAPEEAGTNSAALQISDGLSNVVLLSAGGAAFAALGGGTVSHTATEATGSHPAAFAVVFLPMAAVALAGAWVATRIRER; encoded by the coding sequence ATGACCGTCCCTGAGCCCCGCGACACCGATGTCGCGGCCCCCGTCGAGCCCGCCCTCGCCCCCGCCGCCCCTGCCGAGACCGTGCTGAGCCGCGCCTACCGGGCGCTGAGCATCGGCATCGTCTCCGTCATCGTGCTGATCGCCTTCGAGGCGACGGCGGTCGGCACCGCGATGCCGGTGGCGGCGCGGGAGCTGGACGGGGTGTCGCTGTACGCGTTCGCGTTCTCGGGGTACTTCACGACCAGCCTGTTCGGGATGGTGCTCTCCGGGCAGTGGTCGGACCGGCGCGGGCCGCTGGCCCCGCTGACGACCGGCATCGCCACCTTCGCGGCCGGGCTCGTGCTGTCCGGGACGGCGGGCGCGATGTGGCTGTTCATCCTCGGGCGGGCCGTGCAGGGGTTCGGCGGCGGGCTGGTGATCGTCGCGCTGTACGTCGTCGTCGGCCGGGCCTACCCGGAGCGGCTGCGGCCCGCGATCATGGCGGCGTTCGCGGCGGGCTGGGTGGTGCCGTCCGTCGTCGGACCGCTGGCCTCCGGCGCCGTGACCGAGCACCTCGGCTGGCGCTGGGTGTTCGTCGGCATCCCGGTGCTGGTCGTCGTCCCGCTGGCCCTCGCGCTGCCGCAGATACGCAGCCGCGCGTCCGGCCCCGTCGGGGGAGGGGACACCCCGGCCTCCTTCGACGGCCGCCGGATCCGCCTCGCCCTCGCCATCTCGCTGGGCGCGGGCCTGCTCCAGTACGCCGCCCAGGACCTGCGGTGGGTGTCGCTGCTGCCCGGCGCGGCGGGCGTGGCGCTGCTCGTCCCCGCCGTCCTCGGCCTGCTGCCGCGCGGCACCTACCGGGCGGTGCGCGGCCTGCCCTCCGTGGTCCTGCTGCGCGGGGTGGCCGCGGGGTCCTTCATCGCCGCCGAGTCCTTCGTCCCGCTGATGCTGGTCACGCAGCGGGGGCTCAGCCCGACACTGGCCGGACTCTCCCTGGCGGCCGGCGGCGCGACCTGGGCCGGCGGCTCGTGGCTCCAGTCCCGGCCGCGCCTGGAACCGCACCGGGAGCGTCTGATGGCCCTCGGCATGCTCCTGGTCGCGGCGGCCATCACCACGGCCCCCAGCGTGCTGATCGAGGCCGTCCCGGCCTGGACGGTGGCCGTCGCCTGGGCCTTCGGCTGCTTCGGCATGGGCCTGGTGATCTCCTCCACCAGCGTGCTCCTGCTCAAGCTCTCCGCCCCCGAGGAGGCCGGCACCAACTCCGCCGCGCTCCAGATCTCCGACGGCCTCTCCAACGTCGTCCTGCTGTCGGCCGGCGGCGCGGCCTTCGCGGCGCTCGGCGGCGGCACGGTCAGCCACACGGCCACCGAGGCGACCGGCTCCCACCCGGCCGCCTTCGCGGTGGTGTTCCTGCCGATGGCGGCGGTGGCGCTGGCGGGGGCATGGGTGGCGACCCGGATACGGGAGCGGTGA
- a CDS encoding ABC transporter permease: MNFWDFLGSRHQQLLADAYQHASAVFQCMVVATLLGVLIGVLTYRSDWAGNVATLSTSAILTIPSLAMIGLLIPILGLGVPPTVTALTLYGLLPIVRNSIVGLRGVDPALVDAAKGIGMSRPARLLRVELPLAWPPILTGIRVSTQMLMGIAAIAAYASGPGLGNEIFRGIASLGSKNALNQVLAGTLGIIVLALLFDAAYVLLGRLTIPRGIRV; the protein is encoded by the coding sequence GTGAACTTCTGGGACTTCCTGGGCAGCCGCCACCAGCAGCTGCTCGCCGACGCCTACCAGCACGCCAGCGCGGTCTTCCAGTGCATGGTCGTGGCGACCCTCCTCGGGGTGCTGATCGGCGTCCTCACCTACCGCAGCGACTGGGCGGGGAACGTGGCGACCCTGTCCACGTCGGCCATCCTCACCATCCCGTCGCTGGCCATGATCGGTCTGCTCATCCCGATCCTGGGGCTCGGCGTGCCGCCGACGGTGACCGCGCTGACCCTGTACGGGCTGCTGCCGATCGTGCGCAACTCGATCGTGGGCCTGCGCGGCGTCGACCCGGCGCTGGTGGACGCCGCCAAGGGCATCGGGATGTCGCGTCCGGCCCGGCTGCTGCGGGTGGAGCTGCCGCTGGCCTGGCCGCCGATCCTGACCGGCATCCGGGTCTCCACCCAGATGCTGATGGGCATCGCGGCGATCGCCGCCTACGCCTCCGGGCCGGGCCTCGGCAACGAGATCTTCCGCGGGATCGCCTCGCTGGGCAGCAAGAACGCGCTCAACCAGGTCCTCGCGGGGACGCTCGGGATCATCGTCCTGGCCCTGCTGTTCGACGCGGCGTACGTGCTGCTGGGACGGCTGACCATTCCGAGGGGGATCCGTGTCTGA
- a CDS encoding DEAD/DEAH box helicase, translating to MTTTASSSTSHHLSPAFPGRAPWGTAGKLRAWQQGAMEKYLQDQPRDFLAVATPGAGKTTFALTLASWLLHHHVVQQVTVVAPTEHLKKQWAEAAARIGIKLDPEYSAGPLSREYQGIAITYAGVGVRPMLHRNRVEQRKTLVILDEIHHAGDSKSWGEACLEAFEPATRRLALTGTPFRSDTNPIPFVAYEEGNDGIRRSAADYTYGYGSALADGVVRPVIFMSYSGNMRWRTKAGDEIAARLGEPMTKDAVSQAWRTALDPRGEWMPTVLRAADQRLTEVRKAIPDAGALVIAADQDSARAYAKLIREITGDKATVVLSDDTGASKNIDAFSASTDRWMVAVRMVSEGVDVPRLAVGVYATTISTPLFFAQAVGRFVRSRRRGETASVFLPTVPDLLTFANEMERERDHVLDKPKKEGEEDPYAESEKEMDEANREQDEDTGEQEQFAFEALESEATFDRVMYNGAEFGMQAHPGSEEEQDYLGIPGLLEPDQVQLLLQKRQARQIAHSRKKPDDEADLLELPAERRPVVSHKELMELRKQLNTMVGAYVHQSGKPHGVIHTELRRVCGGPPSAEATGGQLRQRIAKVQEWATRMK from the coding sequence GTGACTACCACCGCCAGCTCCAGCACCTCGCACCACCTGTCCCCGGCCTTCCCGGGCCGTGCCCCCTGGGGCACCGCCGGCAAGCTGCGGGCCTGGCAGCAGGGGGCGATGGAGAAGTACCTCCAGGACCAGCCCCGGGACTTCCTGGCCGTCGCCACCCCCGGCGCCGGAAAGACGACCTTCGCGCTGACGCTGGCGTCCTGGCTGCTGCACCACCACGTCGTGCAGCAGGTGACCGTCGTCGCGCCGACCGAGCACCTGAAGAAGCAGTGGGCCGAGGCCGCGGCGCGGATAGGGATCAAGCTGGACCCCGAGTACAGCGCGGGCCCGCTCAGCCGCGAGTACCAGGGCATCGCCATCACCTACGCGGGCGTCGGGGTGCGCCCCATGCTGCACCGCAACCGCGTCGAGCAGCGCAAGACCCTCGTCATCCTCGACGAGATCCACCACGCCGGTGACTCCAAGTCCTGGGGCGAGGCGTGCCTGGAGGCCTTCGAGCCCGCCACCCGCCGCCTCGCGCTCACCGGCACGCCCTTCCGCTCCGACACCAACCCCATCCCCTTCGTGGCGTACGAGGAGGGCAACGACGGCATCCGCCGCTCCGCCGCCGACTACACCTACGGGTACGGCTCCGCGCTCGCCGACGGCGTCGTGCGCCCCGTCATCTTCATGAGCTACAGCGGCAACATGCGCTGGCGGACGAAGGCGGGCGACGAGATCGCCGCCCGCCTGGGCGAGCCCATGACCAAGGACGCCGTCAGCCAGGCCTGGCGCACCGCGCTCGACCCGCGCGGCGAGTGGATGCCCACCGTGCTGCGCGCCGCCGACCAGCGGCTCACCGAGGTCAGGAAGGCCATCCCGGACGCCGGGGCGCTCGTCATCGCCGCCGACCAGGACTCCGCCCGCGCCTACGCGAAGCTGATCCGCGAGATCACCGGCGACAAGGCCACCGTCGTACTGTCCGACGACACGGGCGCCTCGAAGAACATCGACGCGTTCAGCGCCAGCACCGACCGCTGGATGGTCGCCGTCCGCATGGTGTCCGAGGGCGTCGACGTGCCCCGCCTCGCGGTCGGTGTCTACGCCACCACCATCTCCACCCCCCTGTTCTTCGCCCAGGCGGTCGGCCGCTTCGTCCGTTCCCGCCGCCGCGGCGAGACCGCCTCCGTCTTCCTCCCCACCGTGCCCGACCTGCTCACCTTCGCCAACGAGATGGAGCGCGAGCGGGACCACGTCCTCGACAAGCCCAAGAAGGAGGGCGAGGAGGACCCCTACGCCGAGTCCGAGAAGGAGATGGACGAGGCCAACCGGGAGCAGGACGAGGACACCGGCGAGCAGGAGCAGTTCGCCTTCGAGGCGCTGGAGTCCGAGGCCACCTTCGACCGGGTCATGTACAACGGCGCCGAGTTCGGCATGCAGGCCCACCCGGGCAGCGAGGAGGAGCAGGACTACCTCGGCATCCCGGGCCTGCTGGAGCCCGACCAGGTGCAGCTGCTCCTCCAGAAGCGGCAGGCCCGGCAGATCGCGCACAGCCGCAAGAAGCCCGACGACGAGGCCGACCTGCTCGAACTGCCCGCCGAACGCCGTCCGGTGGTCTCCCACAAGGAACTGATGGAGCTGCGCAAGCAGCTCAACACCATGGTCGGCGCCTACGTCCACCAGAGCGGCAAACCGCACGGCGTGATCCACACCGAGCTGCGCCGCGTGTGCGGCGGCCCGCCCAGCGCCGAGGCGACCGGCGGCCAGCTGCGCCAGCGCATCGCCAAGGTCCAGGAGTGGGCGACGCGGATGAAGTGA
- a CDS encoding IclR family transcriptional regulator: MTAETSQTLDRGLRVLKLLADTDHGLTVTELSHKLGVNRTVVYRLLATLEQHALVRRDLGGRARVGLGVLGLGRQVHPLVREAAMPALRALAEDIGATAHLTLVDGAEALAVAVVEPTWTDYHVAYRAGFRHPLERGAAGKAILAARQPSQPTGGEAVDDPGYTLTHGELEAGACGAAAPLLGVTGVEGSVGVVMLADVVPERVGERVKHAAREVAEALR; encoded by the coding sequence GTGACCGCGGAGACCTCTCAGACGCTCGACCGGGGACTGCGGGTCCTCAAACTGCTGGCCGATACGGACCACGGGCTGACCGTCACCGAGCTGTCCCACAAACTGGGCGTCAACCGGACCGTCGTGTACCGGTTGCTCGCCACGCTGGAGCAGCACGCACTCGTACGCCGCGACCTGGGCGGCCGGGCCCGCGTCGGTCTCGGCGTACTGGGCCTGGGCCGCCAGGTGCACCCCCTGGTCCGCGAGGCCGCGATGCCGGCCCTGCGCGCGCTGGCCGAGGACATAGGGGCGACGGCCCACCTGACCCTGGTGGACGGCGCCGAGGCGCTGGCCGTCGCGGTCGTGGAACCGACCTGGACCGACTACCACGTCGCCTACCGCGCGGGCTTCCGCCATCCCCTGGAACGGGGCGCCGCGGGCAAGGCGATCCTGGCCGCCCGCCAGCCCTCCCAGCCCACCGGCGGCGAGGCCGTGGACGACCCCGGCTACACCCTCACCCACGGCGAACTGGAGGCCGGCGCCTGCGGAGCGGCGGCCCCCCTGCTCGGCGTCACGGGGGTGGAGGGCAGCGTCGGCGTGGTGATGCTGGCCGACGTGGTCCCCGAACGGGTCGGCGAACGCGTGAAGCACGCCGCCCGGGAGGTCGCGGAGGCGCTGCGGTAG